From Streptomyces sp. NBC_00690, a single genomic window includes:
- a CDS encoding citrate synthase, translating to MSDNSVVLRYGDGEYTYPVAESTVGDKGFDIGKLRAQTGLVTLDSGYGNTAAYKSSITYLDGEEGILRYRGYPIEQLAERSSFLEVAYLLINGELPTVDELAEFRGEITQHTLLHEDVKRFFDGFPRDAHPMAMLSSVVSALSTFYQDSHNPFDEKQRHLSTIRLLAKLPTIAAYAYKKSIGHPFVYPRNDLGYVENFLRMTFSVPAQEYDLDPVVVAALDKLLILHADHEQNCSTSTVRLVGSSQANMFASISAGISALWGPLHGGANQSVLEMLEGIKTSGGNVDSFINKVKNKEDGVRLMGFGHRVYKNFDPRAQIIKAAAHDVLSALGKSDELLDIALKLEEHALSDSYFVERKLYPNVDFYTGLIYRAMGFPTEMFTVLFAIGRLPGWIAQWHEMIKEPGSRIGRPRQIYTGVVERDFVPVEAR from the coding sequence GTGAGCGACAACTCTGTAGTACTGCGGTACGGCGACGGCGAGTACACCTACCCGGTGGCTGAGAGCACCGTCGGTGACAAGGGCTTCGACATCGGGAAGCTCCGAGCCCAAACCGGTCTGGTGACCCTGGACAGCGGCTATGGCAACACGGCCGCCTATAAATCCTCGATCACCTACCTCGACGGCGAAGAGGGAATCCTCCGCTATCGCGGATACCCCATCGAGCAGCTGGCGGAGCGCTCCAGCTTCCTCGAAGTGGCGTACCTGCTGATCAACGGTGAGCTTCCCACCGTCGACGAGCTGGCCGAGTTCCGTGGCGAGATCACCCAGCACACTCTGCTGCACGAAGACGTCAAGCGGTTCTTCGACGGCTTCCCGCGTGACGCCCACCCCATGGCCATGCTCTCCTCGGTGGTCAGCGCGCTGTCGACGTTCTACCAGGACAGCCACAATCCGTTCGACGAGAAGCAGCGCCACCTCTCCACGATCCGGCTGCTCGCCAAGCTGCCCACGATCGCGGCGTACGCGTACAAGAAGTCGATCGGCCACCCCTTCGTCTACCCGCGCAACGACCTCGGGTACGTCGAGAACTTCCTGCGGATGACCTTCTCGGTCCCCGCGCAGGAGTACGACCTCGACCCCGTCGTGGTCGCGGCCCTCGACAAGCTGCTGATCCTGCACGCGGACCACGAGCAGAACTGTTCGACGTCCACGGTCCGCCTGGTCGGCTCCTCCCAGGCGAACATGTTCGCCTCGATCTCCGCCGGCATCTCGGCGCTCTGGGGCCCGCTGCACGGCGGCGCCAACCAGTCAGTGCTAGAGATGTTGGAGGGCATCAAGACGTCCGGCGGCAACGTCGACTCCTTCATCAACAAGGTGAAGAACAAGGAGGACGGCGTCCGTCTGATGGGCTTCGGCCACCGGGTCTACAAGAACTTCGACCCGCGTGCCCAGATCATCAAGGCAGCCGCCCACGATGTCCTCTCCGCGCTCGGCAAGTCCGACGAGCTGCTCGACATCGCGCTCAAGCTCGAAGAGCACGCGCTCTCCGACAGCTACTTCGTGGAGCGCAAGCTCTACCCGAACGTCGACTTCTACACCGGTCTGATCTACCGGGCCATGGGCTTCCCAACCGAGATGTTCACCGTGCTGTTCGCGATCGGGCGGCTGCCCGGATGGATCGCGCAGTGGCACGAGATGATCAAGGAGCCGGGTTCGAGGATCGGCCGTCCGCGGCAGATCTACACGGGTGTCGTCGAGCGCGACTTCGTGCCCGTCGAGGCCCGCTGA
- a CDS encoding sugar phosphate isomerase/epimerase family protein, giving the protein MTVRQLSLPELAAVCGELGVRGVGLWREPVRSYGVRAAAELMKSAGLTVTSLCRGGFFTASDRRGRDRALDDNRAAVDEAAALGTETLVLVSGGLPEGSRDLAGAREQVADALGVLAPYAAERGVRLAIEPLHPMYAADRCVISTLHQALDLAGRFPPSWVGVVVDTYHVWWDESAPRAVADAGEQGRIHSFQLADWITPLPAGVLTGRGQLGEGSIELRRWRERVEEAGYRGPVEVELFNEALWARDGAEVVAETLHRFQEYVW; this is encoded by the coding sequence ATGACCGTGAGACAGCTCTCCCTGCCCGAGTTGGCCGCCGTATGCGGAGAGTTGGGAGTACGGGGTGTCGGCCTCTGGCGGGAGCCGGTCCGCTCGTACGGGGTCCGGGCCGCGGCCGAGTTGATGAAGTCCGCCGGACTGACCGTCACCAGCCTCTGCCGGGGAGGCTTCTTCACCGCGTCCGACCGTCGGGGGCGCGACCGGGCCCTCGACGACAACAGGGCCGCGGTCGACGAGGCGGCGGCCCTCGGTACGGAGACCCTGGTGCTGGTCAGCGGCGGACTACCGGAGGGCAGCCGCGACCTCGCCGGAGCCCGCGAACAGGTCGCCGATGCGCTGGGTGTGCTCGCCCCCTACGCGGCGGAACGGGGCGTGAGGCTGGCCATCGAACCCTTGCACCCGATGTACGCGGCGGACCGCTGCGTCATCTCCACCCTGCACCAGGCGCTGGACCTCGCCGGCCGTTTCCCACCGTCCTGGGTGGGAGTGGTGGTGGACACGTACCACGTGTGGTGGGACGAGTCGGCACCACGGGCGGTCGCCGACGCCGGGGAGCAGGGGCGCATCCACTCCTTCCAACTGGCCGACTGGATCACACCCCTCCCCGCAGGCGTCCTCACGGGGCGCGGCCAACTCGGCGAAGGCTCCATCGAGCTGCGGCGCTGGCGGGAGCGGGTCGAGGAGGCCGGGTACCGCGGGCCGGTGGAGGTGGAGCTGTTCAACGAGGCGCTCTGGGCGCGGGACGGTGCCGAAGTGGTCGCCGAGACGCTCCACCGCTTCCAGGAGTACGTGTGGTGA
- a CDS encoding MMPL family transporter — protein sequence MSEVNSPPPAPPRARRPVGGWTRFVTARPRLALFAALVLTVLAVFAGSGVADRMGSGGWTDPAAESSYATKALEREFPASQPNLLLLVDSGRAGVDSPAVAAEGRRLTERLAAEKGITGVGSYWQSPSPALRSEDGRQALVAARVLGDEKTKAEVLQRIAPEYRGAHGPVEVSLGGPVAVEHEMTTIIQEDLLLAEAIALPVTLILLVMVFGSAVAAALPLLVGIVAILGTNALLRGLTEFTDVSVFAMNLTTALGLGLAIDYALFIVRRFREELAGGLEVRDAVGATLRTAGRTVLFSALTVAVSLAAMLVFPQYFLRSFAYAGVAVVLLAAGAALVLLPAALMLLGHRINALDLRAAFRRRRVRPACRDLGGVERVEHQGEQPSGSVGPRSAEQPGERGGWTRLADLVMRRAPLFAFTTIAALLLLGLPFLDVKFGTPDDRQLPVSAESRVVQEEIRERFTGSPDGAIEIFAGPLTDGGDGDEEASAGVTSATYAEYRDRIAALPGVLRVDGPAVSGSAAYFTIQPKGEAVGESAQQLVHDLREVPAPFETSVTGRAAVLEDSKAAIADRLLWALGIIAVATLVLVFLLTGSVLIPLQAVVLNALSLTAMFGAVVWIFQDGNLSGLLGFTPTGDIETNLPVLMFCIAFGLSMDYGVFLLSRIKEEYDHSGNHEHAVRFGLQRTGGLITAAAVILAVVMLAIGTSRVTNTKMLGLGIALAVLMDAMVVRSLLVPSVMKLMGAWSWWAPAPLRRFHQRFGLSEGDTAASVALEDEHAAGAGAAGRGAIQNTDADQGAGSAPPDRAKV from the coding sequence ATGTCCGAAGTCAACAGCCCGCCCCCGGCCCCGCCCCGGGCACGGCGGCCGGTCGGTGGGTGGACCCGATTCGTCACCGCGCGACCACGACTCGCCCTGTTCGCGGCCCTGGTCCTCACCGTGCTCGCCGTCTTCGCGGGCAGTGGAGTGGCGGACCGGATGGGAAGCGGCGGGTGGACCGATCCGGCTGCCGAGTCGTCGTACGCGACCAAGGCGCTGGAGCGCGAGTTTCCGGCGTCCCAGCCCAATCTGCTGCTGCTGGTCGACAGCGGGCGGGCGGGGGTGGACAGCCCGGCGGTCGCCGCCGAAGGGCGGCGGTTGACCGAGCGCCTGGCGGCGGAGAAGGGGATCACGGGCGTCGGGTCCTACTGGCAGAGCCCTTCGCCGGCTCTGCGCTCAGAGGACGGACGGCAAGCCCTCGTCGCGGCTCGGGTACTGGGCGATGAGAAGACCAAGGCCGAGGTGCTCCAGCGGATAGCTCCGGAGTATCGCGGAGCGCACGGCCCAGTGGAGGTCTCCCTCGGAGGGCCTGTTGCCGTGGAGCATGAGATGACCACGATCATCCAGGAAGATCTGCTGCTGGCCGAGGCCATCGCCCTACCGGTGACCCTGATCCTTCTGGTCATGGTCTTCGGAAGCGCGGTCGCGGCAGCGCTGCCCCTGCTGGTCGGGATCGTCGCGATCCTGGGCACCAATGCGCTGCTGAGGGGGCTCACGGAGTTCACGGACGTCTCGGTCTTCGCCATGAACCTCACCACCGCCTTGGGGTTGGGGCTGGCCATTGACTACGCGTTGTTCATCGTGCGTCGGTTCCGGGAGGAACTGGCCGGTGGCCTTGAGGTCCGTGATGCCGTGGGGGCGACCCTGCGCACGGCCGGGAGAACCGTTCTCTTCTCGGCACTGACGGTGGCGGTGTCCCTGGCGGCCATGCTGGTGTTTCCGCAGTACTTCCTCCGCTCGTTCGCCTATGCGGGAGTGGCGGTGGTCCTCCTGGCTGCCGGTGCGGCTCTGGTCCTGCTGCCCGCTGCGCTGATGCTCCTGGGGCATCGGATCAACGCCCTGGACCTGCGAGCGGCCTTCCGTCGCCGCCGAGTCCGCCCAGCCTGCCGAGACCTCGGCGGCGTCGAGCGCGTCGAGCATCAGGGGGAGCAGCCCTCGGGGTCTGTCGGGCCACGCAGCGCGGAGCAGCCCGGAGAGCGGGGAGGGTGGACCCGACTTGCGGATCTGGTGATGCGAAGGGCACCGCTGTTCGCCTTCACGACCATTGCGGCACTGCTCCTTCTGGGGCTCCCCTTCCTTGATGTGAAGTTCGGTACGCCGGATGATCGGCAACTCCCCGTGAGTGCTGAGTCCCGTGTGGTGCAGGAGGAGATCCGCGAGCGATTCACCGGTAGTCCCGACGGGGCCATCGAGATCTTCGCGGGGCCGCTCACCGATGGGGGAGACGGTGACGAGGAGGCGAGCGCGGGTGTCACATCCGCCACCTACGCGGAGTACCGCGACCGAATAGCCGCCCTCCCGGGAGTGCTGCGGGTGGACGGGCCGGCCGTGTCCGGTAGTGCGGCCTACTTCACCATTCAGCCCAAGGGCGAGGCGGTGGGCGAAAGCGCTCAGCAGTTGGTCCATGACCTGCGGGAGGTGCCCGCGCCGTTCGAGACCTCGGTGACGGGCAGGGCCGCTGTTCTGGAGGACTCCAAGGCGGCGATCGCGGACAGGTTGCTGTGGGCGCTGGGGATCATTGCCGTGGCCACCTTGGTTCTGGTCTTCCTTCTGACCGGCAGTGTGCTGATTCCCCTTCAGGCGGTCGTGCTCAATGCGCTGAGTCTCACCGCCATGTTCGGTGCGGTCGTCTGGATCTTCCAGGACGGGAATCTCTCCGGGCTGCTGGGCTTCACTCCGACCGGAGACATCGAAACCAATCTGCCGGTGCTGATGTTCTGCATCGCCTTCGGTCTCTCGATGGACTACGGCGTCTTTCTGCTCTCCCGCATCAAGGAGGAGTACGACCACTCGGGCAACCATGAACACGCGGTGCGCTTCGGACTGCAACGCACGGGTGGACTGATCACCGCAGCGGCCGTGATCCTCGCGGTGGTGATGCTCGCCATTGGCACCTCGCGGGTCACCAACACGAAGATGCTCGGTCTCGGTATCGCCCTTGCGGTGCTGATGGACGCCATGGTGGTGCGCAGTCTGCTGGTGCCGTCGGTGATGAAGCTGATGGGCGCGTGGAGTTGGTGGGCGCCCGCGCCACTGCGACGGTTCCACCAGCGGTTCGGTCTCAGCGAAGGCGACACGGCGGCCTCGGTCGCTCTCGAAGATGAACACGCGGCTGGTGCGGGCGCCGCTGGGCGAGGAGCGATCCAGAACACCGACGCAGACCAGGGGGCCGGCTCCGCCCCGCCCGATCGGGCCAAGGTCTGA
- a CDS encoding TetR family transcriptional regulator produces MPDTTKPEAVTPEIAPAQESASTTAKPRRRQARGERRIAQLLDAAATVFTTSGYTAATTNAIAREAGVSPGTLYQFFPNKEAIAIELGGRLLERWRESHGTALVAAGQPLPLDTLLDEVLDPLFAFNYDNPAFAVLIHGHDAPGQIAQEFNAIHLSLLARIEEVFAVYLPDLSPAELSRIANTALTIFKAGLDLVLTHEGDERQAYTLEIKTVLYRYLDPLFPEGEDCALTRGATEGTS; encoded by the coding sequence GTGCCGGACACGACAAAGCCGGAGGCAGTAACTCCAGAAATCGCGCCCGCCCAGGAGTCCGCGTCCACGACCGCCAAGCCGCGCCGACGCCAGGCGCGCGGGGAGCGGCGGATCGCCCAACTCCTCGATGCCGCGGCGACCGTCTTCACGACGTCCGGATACACCGCAGCCACGACCAACGCCATCGCGCGTGAGGCTGGCGTCTCCCCCGGCACGCTCTACCAGTTCTTCCCCAACAAGGAAGCGATCGCCATCGAACTGGGCGGTCGCCTCCTGGAGCGCTGGCGCGAGTCGCACGGCACGGCACTCGTCGCAGCGGGCCAGCCACTCCCCCTCGACACACTCCTGGACGAAGTCCTCGATCCGCTCTTCGCCTTCAACTACGACAATCCGGCTTTCGCGGTCCTGATCCACGGCCATGACGCGCCCGGCCAGATTGCCCAGGAGTTCAACGCCATCCATCTGAGCCTGCTGGCCCGGATCGAAGAGGTGTTCGCCGTCTATCTGCCCGACCTCTCGCCGGCAGAGCTGTCCCGCATCGCCAACACCGCGCTCACCATCTTCAAGGCGGGCCTCGATCTCGTCCTCACCCATGAGGGCGACGAGCGACAGGCGTACACCCTGGAGATCAAGACGGTCCTGTACCGCTATCTGGACCCACTGTTCCCCGAGGGCGAGGACTGCGCACTGACCCGCGGCGCCACCGAGGGGACGTCCTGA
- the recD2 gene encoding SF1B family DNA helicase RecD2, whose product MPQLAVVEGVLERVTYANEENGYTVARVDTGRGASDLLTVVGSLLGAQPGESLRMEGRWGSHPQYGKQFTVENYTTILPATIQGIRRYLGSGLIKGIGPKIAERIVDHFGVDTLDVIEQEPKRLIEVPGLGPKRTKLIGVAWEEQKAIKEVMVFLQGVGVSTSIAVRIYKKYEDASISVVKNQPYRLAADVWGIGFLTADKIAQAVGIPHDSPERVKAGLQYALSQSTDQGHCFLPEDRLISDAVKLLQVDIGLVIECLAELAADEEGVVREQVPAPDGGDPLTAVFLVPFHRAEISLSAQLQRLLGAADDRLPAFQDVDWEKALGWLAERTGVELAPEQQAAVQLALTSRVAVLTGGPGCGKSFTVRSVVELARAKKAKVVLAAPTGRAAKRLSELTGAEASTVHRLLELKPGGDAAYDRDRPLDADLVVVDEASMLDLLLANKLVKAVAPGAHLLLVGDVDQLPSVGAGEVLRDLLADGGPIPSVRLTRIFRQAQQSGVVTNAHRINSGLPPLTSGLTDFFLFVEEETEDAGRLTVDVAARRIPAKFGLDPRRDVQVLAPMHRGPAGAGTLNGLLQQAITPARPDVAEKRFGGRIFRVGDKVTQIRNNYEKGKNGVFNGTVGVVTSLHLDDQRLTVLTDEDEEVPYEFDELDELAHAYAVTIHRSQGSEYPAVVIPVTTGAWMMLQRNLLYTAVTRAKKLVVLVGSRKALGQAVRTVSAGRRFTALDHRLGRG is encoded by the coding sequence GTGCCTCAGCTGGCGGTCGTCGAAGGTGTCCTGGAGCGCGTCACCTACGCCAATGAGGAGAACGGCTACACCGTGGCGCGCGTCGACACCGGTCGCGGCGCGAGTGACCTCCTTACCGTCGTCGGCTCGCTGCTCGGCGCCCAACCCGGTGAATCACTGCGCATGGAGGGCCGCTGGGGCTCGCATCCGCAGTACGGCAAGCAATTCACCGTCGAGAACTACACGACGATCCTGCCTGCCACCATCCAGGGCATCCGCCGCTATCTCGGCTCCGGGCTGATCAAGGGCATCGGCCCCAAGATCGCCGAGCGGATCGTGGATCACTTCGGAGTCGACACCCTTGATGTCATCGAGCAGGAGCCGAAGCGACTCATCGAGGTTCCGGGACTGGGCCCCAAGCGGACCAAGTTGATCGGTGTGGCCTGGGAGGAGCAGAAGGCGATCAAGGAGGTGATGGTCTTCCTCCAGGGAGTCGGCGTCTCCACCTCCATCGCCGTCCGCATCTACAAGAAGTACGAGGACGCCTCCATCTCCGTGGTGAAGAACCAGCCCTACCGGCTGGCGGCCGATGTGTGGGGCATCGGCTTCCTCACCGCCGACAAGATCGCACAGGCGGTGGGCATACCCCACGACAGCCCGGAGCGGGTCAAGGCCGGCCTTCAGTACGCCCTGTCCCAATCCACCGACCAGGGGCACTGCTTCCTGCCCGAGGACCGACTGATCTCCGACGCGGTCAAACTGCTCCAGGTGGACATCGGGCTGGTGATCGAATGCCTCGCGGAGTTGGCGGCCGATGAGGAGGGAGTGGTCAGGGAACAGGTGCCCGCGCCGGATGGAGGAGACCCGCTGACTGCGGTCTTTCTGGTGCCGTTCCACCGGGCGGAGATCTCGCTCTCGGCCCAACTCCAACGGCTGCTGGGCGCGGCGGACGACAGACTGCCCGCCTTCCAGGACGTCGATTGGGAGAAGGCGCTCGGCTGGCTGGCGGAGCGCACCGGTGTGGAGCTTGCCCCCGAGCAGCAGGCCGCCGTTCAGCTCGCGCTCACCAGCAGGGTTGCGGTTCTCACCGGTGGTCCCGGCTGCGGTAAGTCGTTCACCGTACGGTCGGTGGTGGAGCTCGCCCGTGCCAAGAAGGCGAAGGTGGTGCTGGCCGCGCCCACGGGCCGGGCGGCCAAGCGGCTCTCCGAGCTCACCGGTGCCGAGGCGTCCACCGTGCATCGACTGCTGGAGTTGAAGCCGGGCGGCGATGCCGCGTATGACCGGGACCGCCCCCTGGATGCGGATCTGGTGGTGGTGGACGAGGCTTCGATGCTCGATCTGCTCCTGGCCAACAAGCTGGTCAAAGCGGTCGCTCCCGGTGCGCATCTGCTGCTGGTGGGGGATGTGGACCAGTTGCCGAGCGTGGGTGCGGGAGAGGTCCTGCGCGATCTCCTCGCCGACGGCGGGCCTATTCCCAGTGTGCGCCTCACTCGGATCTTCCGGCAGGCCCAGCAGTCGGGTGTGGTCACCAATGCCCATCGCATCAATTCGGGTCTGCCGCCCCTCACTTCCGGCTTGACGGACTTCTTTCTTTTCGTCGAGGAGGAGACCGAGGACGCCGGAAGGCTCACTGTCGATGTTGCCGCGCGAAGAATTCCAGCCAAATTCGGTCTGGATCCTCGGCGAGATGTTCAGGTTCTTGCCCCTATGCACCGCGGTCCTGCGGGTGCCGGCACGCTCAACGGCCTTCTACAGCAGGCGATTACGCCCGCCCGCCCTGATGTGGCCGAGAAGCGCTTCGGCGGGAGAATTTTTCGGGTCGGCGACAAGGTCACGCAGATTCGCAACAATTATGAGAAGGGAAAGAACGGCGTCTTTAATGGAACGGTGGGCGTCGTCACCTCCCTTCACCTGGACGATCAGCGACTCACGGTCCTGACAGATGAGGACGAGGAGGTTCCGTATGAGTTCGACGAGCTCGATGAGCTGGCTCATGCGTATGCGGTCACCATTCATCGTTCGCAGGGCAGCGAATATCCGGCCGTGGTGATCCCGGTCACCACCGGGGCGTGGATGATGCTCCAGCGCAACCTCCTCTACACGGCTGTCACCCGGGCCAAGAAGCTCGTTGTCCTCGTCGGCTCCCGCAAAGCGCTCGGACAGGCGGTGCGGACAGTTTCCGCAGGCAGACGGTTCACGGCGCTGGACCACCGGCTGGGTCGTGGTTGA
- a CDS encoding helix-turn-helix transcriptional regulator, which translates to MTDKSLWSYKEIAAHIRVQPDTVRSYRKHGQLPPPDLVQAGKPYWYAETIRVWVANRPGNRGRAN; encoded by the coding sequence ATGACGGACAAGAGTCTCTGGTCCTATAAGGAGATCGCTGCTCACATCCGGGTACAGCCCGACACGGTCCGCTCCTACCGCAAGCACGGACAACTCCCGCCACCCGATCTGGTCCAGGCCGGTAAGCCCTACTGGTACGCCGAGACCATTCGCGTATGGGTCGCCAACCGCCCAGGAAACAGAGGTCGCGCCAACTGA
- a CDS encoding heavy-metal-associated domain-containing protein — protein sequence MTAKTEIEIIENAPASSCCGGSACGTDSADTTTEGAVTTVYQVAGMTCGHCEGAISTEISAIAGVTSVQAVAATGLVTVVSEAALDESAVRDAVDEAGYELVGRA from the coding sequence ATGACCGCGAAGACCGAGATCGAGATCATCGAGAACGCCCCCGCCTCCAGCTGCTGCGGTGGCAGTGCTTGCGGCACCGACTCGGCCGACACCACAACGGAGGGCGCCGTGACCACGGTCTACCAGGTCGCCGGAATGACCTGCGGCCACTGCGAAGGCGCGATCTCCACGGAGATCTCCGCCATCGCCGGCGTCACCTCCGTCCAGGCCGTCGCCGCGACCGGTCTGGTGACCGTCGTCTCCGAGGCCGCCCTCGACGAGTCGGCCGTCCGCGATGCCGTGGACGAGGCGGGGTACGAACTGGTTGGCAGGGCCTGA
- the iolC gene encoding 5-dehydro-2-deoxygluconokinase produces the protein MSQPHQPESFDVITMGRIGVDLYPLRTGVPLARVDVFGKFLGGSATNVAVAAARLGRHTAVITRTGADAFGEYLHEALADFGVDDRWVTPVPGLPTPVTFCEIFPPDDFPLWFYRQPKAPDLEIALQDLDLEAIRAARVFWTTGTGLCEEPSRATTLAALAHRDRAGITVFDLDWRPMFWADPTAARAHYRRALAWATVAVGNLDECEIATGEREPEAAARALLAAGADLAVVKQGPAGVLALHQDGTRVEVPPVPVDVVNGLGAGDAFGGALCHGLLAGWDLERVMRYGNAAGAIVAARLACSTAMPFATEVDQVMSGGPVPPSPTPPPAVPLLPPVPLRPSEQPSPPQPSPRPSPEGPTAPPPASRVPPAPELRSSEAPPVEPRRADGPGGHP, from the coding sequence ATGTCGCAGCCGCACCAACCGGAGTCCTTCGACGTCATCACCATGGGACGCATCGGGGTGGATCTCTATCCCCTGCGCACCGGTGTGCCGCTGGCGCGGGTCGATGTGTTCGGCAAGTTCCTCGGTGGCTCGGCGACGAACGTCGCCGTCGCTGCCGCACGGCTCGGGCGGCACACCGCGGTGATCACCCGTACCGGCGCCGATGCCTTCGGTGAGTACCTCCACGAGGCACTCGCCGATTTCGGGGTCGACGACCGATGGGTGACCCCCGTACCGGGACTCCCCACCCCCGTCACCTTCTGCGAGATCTTCCCCCCGGACGACTTCCCCCTCTGGTTCTACCGACAGCCCAAGGCACCCGACCTGGAAATCGCACTCCAGGACCTCGACCTTGAGGCGATCCGAGCGGCGCGGGTCTTCTGGACGACCGGTACGGGACTCTGCGAGGAGCCCAGCAGGGCCACCACGCTCGCGGCGCTCGCCCATCGCGACCGTGCCGGGATCACCGTGTTCGACCTCGACTGGCGGCCCATGTTCTGGGCAGACCCCACGGCGGCCCGCGCCCACTACCGCCGAGCACTCGCCTGGGCCACCGTTGCCGTCGGCAATCTCGACGAGTGCGAGATCGCCACCGGCGAGCGCGAACCGGAGGCAGCCGCCCGGGCGCTGCTCGCCGCGGGAGCGGACCTCGCCGTCGTCAAACAGGGCCCCGCGGGAGTCCTCGCACTGCACCAGGACGGCACTCGCGTCGAGGTCCCTCCCGTGCCCGTGGACGTGGTCAACGGGCTGGGTGCGGGAGACGCGTTCGGTGGGGCCCTCTGTCATGGGTTGCTCGCCGGCTGGGACCTGGAGCGCGTGATGCGCTATGGCAACGCCGCCGGCGCCATCGTCGCCGCGAGGCTCGCCTGCTCCACCGCCATGCCGTTCGCGACGGAAGTAGACCAGGTGATGTCCGGTGGGCCCGTCCCGCCTTCGCCTACCCCGCCCCCGGCCGTCCCCCTGCTCCCACCCGTTCCCCTGCGCCCATCCGAACAGCCGTCGCCCCCGCAGCCCTCCCCGCGACCGTCCCCCGAAGGGCCGACGGCCCCACCCCCGGCATCCCGAGTCCCGCCCGCCCCGGAGCTGCGATCCTCCGAGGCACCCCCGGTCGAGCCGCGCCGAGCCGATGGCCCCGGAGGGCACCCATGA
- a CDS encoding sugar phosphate isomerase/epimerase family protein: MSSPVPALNRIRVGSAPDSWGVWFPDDPLQVPWQRFLDEVAQAGYEWIELGPYGYLPTDPGLLQEETVRRGLKVSAGTVFTALHRGTAVWDATWAHVSDIAALTQAMGAEHLVVIPAFWRDDKTGRVVEDSTLTSRQWRDLTVQTERLGREVRERYGLEIVVHPHADTHIDGEENVSRFLDATDPDLVSLCLDTGHYAYCGGDSVALIETYGERLGYLHLKQVDPRILAEVNADQLPFGPAVARGVMCEPPAGIPALEPVLAAADALGVELFAIVEQDMYPCPPDKPFPIAQRTRRFLRTCGA; this comes from the coding sequence ATGAGCTCCCCCGTCCCCGCACTGAACCGCATCCGGGTCGGCTCGGCCCCCGACTCCTGGGGGGTGTGGTTCCCCGACGACCCCCTCCAGGTGCCGTGGCAACGATTCCTCGACGAGGTCGCCCAGGCCGGCTACGAGTGGATCGAACTCGGCCCGTACGGCTATCTCCCCACTGATCCCGGCCTCTTGCAGGAAGAAACCGTGCGGCGGGGGCTCAAGGTGTCGGCGGGGACGGTCTTCACCGCCCTCCACCGTGGCACCGCCGTCTGGGACGCGACCTGGGCGCACGTCTCCGACATCGCCGCCCTCACCCAGGCCATGGGGGCCGAGCATCTGGTGGTCATCCCCGCGTTCTGGAGGGACGACAAGACCGGGCGGGTCGTGGAGGACAGCACTCTGACCTCCCGTCAATGGCGTGATCTGACCGTCCAGACCGAACGTCTCGGCCGTGAGGTGCGCGAGCGCTACGGGCTGGAGATCGTGGTGCATCCCCATGCGGACACTCATATCGACGGTGAGGAGAACGTCAGCCGCTTCCTCGACGCCACCGATCCGGATCTGGTCTCGCTCTGCCTGGACACGGGCCACTACGCCTACTGCGGCGGGGACAGCGTCGCCCTGATCGAGACGTACGGCGAACGGCTCGGCTATCTCCACCTCAAGCAGGTGGACCCTCGGATCCTCGCGGAGGTGAACGCCGATCAGTTGCCCTTCGGCCCGGCCGTCGCACGGGGAGTGATGTGCGAGCCACCGGCAGGCATCCCTGCCCTGGAACCCGTACTGGCCGCAGCCGACGCGCTGGGCGTGGAACTCTTCGCGATCGTCGAGCAGGACATGTACCCCTGCCCTCCTGACAAACCATTTCCCATTGCCCAACGAACCCGTCGCTTCCTGCGCACTTGCGGCGCCTGA